CCGGAGCGGAACTGATTTCGGGTTTTGGATGGGTGGCGCGGAAGGCCGGGCTGGAACGGAAGCTGCGTCGGGCGGATCTGGTTTTGACCGGCGAGGGCGCGTTGGATCGTTCCAGTCTGATGGGGAAGGCCGTGGGTGAGATTGCGCGGATCTGCCGGCGGCAGGGTAAACCGTGTCTGGCTTTCGCAGGGCGTTTTCAACCCTGGCCGCGGCACCACGTGTGGTTCGAGCGGGTGTACGCGTTGGTGGACGCAGTTTCGGAAACAACGGCCATGCGACGGGCCGCCGAGGTGTTGGAAAGGCTGGCCACACGTGCGGCGACGCAATGGGCGGACGCGGCGGCAGGTTGAGGGGGTGTTGGTGGGGCGGTTTGGGGATGGGCGTGGGAGGCTGGGAGGCGGGGGCGGGCCGGCGGATACTTCCGGTCTGGCGGCGTCCGGGTTCAGCTGCGGGTCACCTGCAATCCAGTGGTGGAGACGCTGAATCGGACGAACCGGGCCCGGGGATTGGGCGGGTGGCGGGTGAGGATTTCGCGGATGCGGGCGGCGGCGGCCGGGTCGTGCGCGATCATGAAGAGGTAGCCGCCACCTCCGGCGCCGGTGAGTTTGGCAGCGGCGAGCCAGGGGGCAACGGCGTCGAGGATGGCTTGGATCTGGGGCGGGTTTGTTGCCGGGTCGAGTGCCTGGTTGAGGCGCCAGCTTTCGCGCACGGTTTCGCAAAGACCTTCAAGGTCGCAGCGTTGGATGGCGAGGGCACCGCGTTGCGCGTTGCGGCCGATTTCCTCGAGCAGGGCGAGGTGCCGCGGGGAGTTGAGGAAGACGGCTCGGACGATTTCGCCCAGGATGTTCCACGCCAGGCGGGTGATGCCGGTGTAGTACAACAGGCAACAGTCGGCGGTGAGCGGGGATTCGAACAGGTGCTGGGGGAGCCAGTGAATTTGCGGGGTTTGGCGCAGGCCGGGGCGGGTTTCGATCAGTTTGATGCCCCGCTCGAGTGCGCCGAGTTGGTCCTGCCAGCCGCCGCCGGTGCCCAGGAGCTGTTCCAGCACCAGGGTCCGATGCGAGAGGGTTTCACGGTCCCAGCCGAGCCCGCACAGATCGGAGAGCGCGGCCAACAGGGTTGTGGCCAGGATGCTGCTGGTGCCAAGTCCGCTGCCTTTGGGCACGGCGGCGACCAGAGACAGCTCAATGCCACCGCCGAAGTCGCGCAGTTGCTCCTCGAGGGAATCGAAGCCGCCATCGGCATGGAACCGGGGTGAAAACCCGGCCAGGGCCAATGCGGCTCGGGCCAGGCCGAAGGGATTACCCGGATCGCCGAACTCTTCCAGTTCGGCGTAGGTGCGTACGTGTTGCTCGGCGCTAAGGTCAATGGAACGGATCACCAGCACCGGTTCGGGGATGCATTTGGCGAAGACCTGCAGGGGCGGCTGACCGTTGAGGTCCACAGCCAGGTTGAGGACCCGACCGCCATGTTCGAGGCAGTAGGGTGGGGTGTCAGTCCAACCGCCGGCCAGGTCCACCCGGACCGGGCTGCGGGCCCAGACGATTTGGTCTTCCAGGACGGAACGGACCGGGCGGGCTGGGGTGACGCGTGCCTCGCGCACAAGCATGTCCCGCAGGGAATCGAAGGCGTCGCGTTCGAGCCGCCGCCAACCCGAATCTCCGCGCAGTCGCGCGAGGGCGGCCTGGAACATGGCTTCGCGCGCGTGGTTCAGAGGAGGCTCATCCGGGCCCGGTTCGACCGGTGCAGGGGCCGATGCGGCGTTGACTACCAGCCGTGCCGTGGCCTCCAGGTCCAGTCGGTAAAAGATGCTCCATTGAGCGTGTTTTCGGAGCGTGGCCAGGGCTTCGAGGCGCAGCCCGGCGCGCTGTTCGTAAAGACGGCGCGGATTGCATTGGCGAAGCAGGTCGGCTGCGGAGAGGCGCGGGCTGCGCGCCCACAGACGGGCCCAGGTGTTGGCTCCCCGGGTCTCCGGCTGCCAAAGCCACTGAATGAAGTTTGGGTCGAGTTCTGCGGAGGAAAGAACCGGGAACAATGGGCAATCGTACAGGTCCAGGCCAGGGGTCCAGCCGAGGTCGCGTGGCTGAAGATTCCGTTGAGCCAGCCATTGAGCCACGGGCTGCCCGAGCCAGCGGGTGTCCGGATCGTCCCAGGCACCGCGGAAGGTGTCGGTGAAACCGTACGGTCGGGCGCACCAGCGGTCCTCTCCCACCGGCACGAGGTCGAGACAGATACCCGGTGGCAGGCTGATGGACCAGTAATTGTCGGGTATGCCGGTGAGAACGTGTTGGTGCTCCAGTTCCCAGCGGCTGCTTATCACGGAATTTTCGATCCAGAGCGTGTGGCGGGTTTCACGGTCGAGGAGGGGGACCACCCGCGCGTTTTGCAGGACCTGATCGGGATGACGCCGGTCCTCCCAATCGCCCGGTATGCAGTTTTGGAGGGCCACGACGGATGCCAACATCTGGGCCGAGGTGCCGAAATGGTAGAACTCTGCTCCCGGCCATTCCACGACGGCGCAGCGGAGGGCCTGGAGCTCGGGGTCGGGGAACCGGGGTTCGGTTCCGAGAGCTGCGGTGAATGTGGCGTAGAATTCGTACGGTCGGGGCCGGCCCTCGTGAAAGGACGCCCGGGCCGGGTTCCAGCCGCAACGGTCCATCAGAACCCGGAGGGCACGCGAGCTGAGCAACCAGAGTCCGGTGTCGACCAGGAAGCGGTAGGAGAGTCCAAGCTCGCGGATTCGGGACGCGGAGGGTTTTTGGCAGGTGAAGGCGAGTCGGCCCGGCTCACGGCGGTGGCAGAAGAGCACGCCGAAATGTTGCGCGGTTTCCGGGGGCACACGCACGCCCAGGACGAGCACGTCGGCCTCCGGCAGACGGGGTGGTTCGGGCCCGGGCCGGATCCATACGTCTCCGCTGCACAGGAGGATCCGGGTGGAATCCGGTGCGGCGCGCAGGATCCGATCCCACAGGGGCTGTTGGAGGTCCAACAGGGTTTGGTCGAGCCGTTGTCCGCGGCTCCAGCGGAAAACCGGAATGGGCAGGAGCGCTTTCCCCACCGGGGCGTAGGCGGGCAGGCGACGGCTTTGTCCGCCGGCATGGACGACCACGCGCCGTGCGGCATCGAGCCACGATTCAAACGGAACGTCGGCTCCCTCGTGTTTCCAGGCTTCGACGAGCAGATGTGCGGTGGCGCCCCCCGATCCCGCGGGAGGACCCGAGGGGTCGGTACCCACAAACCAGGTGGGCGCCGGACGATTCTCCAGCTTCGCAAACACCGGGGCCATGGCCGGCGGCAGTGAAATCAGGTATTGCGATGTCATGGCGCATCCGGGTGGATTACGATGACATGGTTCGCGGCGGTCCGCACGAGGATCCTAGTGGGGGCCGCCGGGGGCCGGGGCTCAAGTGGATTGTTCATGGGCCGGAGTGCCGGGGCTCGAGGATGCACCTGCTTGGACCGGGGGCGGAAACAACGGGGATCGGATCCAGCCCCATCGGGCGAGCCGGTAGGTGAAAGCGGTGCGGAGGCAACCCCAACCGTAGCGCACGCTGCGGCGGAAGTTGATCGAGGAGGCTTCCGGGAAATAGCGGGCCGGACAGCTTACCTCGCCGATGCGGAATCCGTGCCACAGGATTTGCGCCAGCATTTGATTGTCGAAGACGAAGTCGTCCGAATTGACCGAGTGGTCGATGCGGCGGAGCACGTCGGCCGCGAACGCGCGGTAGCCGGTGTGATATTCGGAAAGTTTGGCGCCCAGCAGCCAGTTTTCCACAAGAGTGAGTGCACGGTTGGCGATGTATTTCCACAGGGGCATTCCGCCGCGGAGTGCCTGACCTCCGAGGATACGGCTGCCCAGCACGCAATCGTAGACCCCATTGGCGATCATGGAGGCCATGGCCGGGATTAGGGCCGGGGTGTACTGGTAATCGGGATGGATCATGATGACGATGTCGGCGCCGGCTTCCAGGGCGAGGCGGTAGCAGGTTTTCTGGTTGCCGCCGTAACCGCGGTTGCGGGGGTGGACGTGGACACGGACTCCTTCGAGTGTGCGGGCAATGGCCACGGTGTCGTCGCGGCTGTCATCGTCCACAAGGATGATTTCATCCACGATTTCCTGGGCCCGCACCTCGGCCCATGTTTGGCGGAGGGTACGGGCGGCGTTGTAGGCCGGCATGACCACCACGATTTTGCGCCCGCGATACATCGTTGTGACCTTGCTTGATGAAAGCGGCGTCAACCTGCCGCAGAGCCGCCGGGGTTGAGAAGTCGAAAATCTTGCCCGGACCGGTGCGTTTGGGGGCCGGCGCGGGCGTGATGGGTCGGTGCGTTACGGTTCATGCGGGTGTTGTGAACCTGGCCGGGCTTTGAGGCGTTGGGGGGCTTGGGGAAGGGCGGCGCCCTTGCGGTGCGGAGAAGTCCGGCTCATGGCGGTTAATTTCCCGGCGGATTGAGAGCCGGGCGGGTGCGGGGGGAAGCAAGGGCGCCCTCGCCGTCCGCAAATGTGGGCACGGAGGACCGTGCCGCTCCTCGGATCCACGCAAGGCCGGCACAGGGGGACTGTGCCCCTCCGGTTCATGGCTCCTGCGTGACGCGCCTCTGTCTTTGTGGGGTGCGTTCTCTGTGCCTCTGTGGTTTTAGTGGTTTCTGTGGCCCTGTGGGGAATTGGACGGGCTCGGAGGGCCATGTCTATTCCTTTGAGTCCGCTTCCGGGCCGGCTTGGCGTTCATGGGCTTGACCGGTTCAGGTCGGCGTGGTTGAGTGGCGTTGTGTCGGGTCGAGGGGTGCCAACGAAGATGCGTCGAGCGCTGGCCTGCCTGATGGTGTTCTTGTGGGTATGGGTATTCGCCCAGGCCGCATGGCAGGGGATGAGTGGCCACGTCCACAAGGGTTCGGCCAACGCGCCCGGCTGCGCCCTTTGCACGGTGACATTGGGGCTGTTGGACGTTCCGGCGACGACCGCACCGGCGTGTGAACCCTCCCTTGGACCGGTCCTGCCAGAGGCACCTTCATCTGCCGAACCTGTGCCGGTCCGTGCCTGTTTGCCTCACGTTCGGGCTCCGCCCGCAGCCGAGCTTCCCTGACTGTGATTTGTCGGGAGCGGGTGCGATCCCGCTCGGATGTGATGCCCGGTGTTGGGGTCGGGCCGCGGGGTTTGCAAGAAGTGGCCCCGTGAGTTGAGGGAACCTCGGGACGGAGTGGATTGAGCAGCCGGATTATGGATTCCATGAAAAGGTGTTTGTGTGTATTGGCCGTGTTGGGCCTGGTGACGGGCATGCGGGCGCAGGGCCCTGCCGGTGGCGAGGAGCGGTCGGAGCGCATCCGTGAACTGGAGCGGCGACTGGAACAGCTTCAGGAGGCGTTTGAACGGACGTTGGCGGAGCAAAAGAAACAGATGGAGGCGCTGCAGCGGGAGCTGGAGTTGCTTCGCCGGGAAGGGGTGCGGACCTCAGATGCGGGGGCGGTCGCATCTGGTGCAGTAGCGGCGCCGGTGGCGTCAGGGCCGGAGGCGGCTGGCGGCGCTGGTTCCTTGAGGGCGCCGGGACCCTTTTCGTGGCGGTTGGGTGGCGGGGGTGGTGGTTTGGGGNNNNNNNNNNNNNNNNNNNNNNNNNNNNNNNNNNNNNNNNNNNNNNNNNNNNNNNNNNNNNNNNNNNNNNNNNNNNNNNNNNNNNNNNNNNNNNNNNNNNNNNNNNNNNNCGGCGAAGGACATTGAAGGCGGGCTGCAACCCGGCGGGCATGACCCGAACCAGCGCGGGATCACGGTGCAGGGGGTGGAGCTGAATCTGACGGGGGCGGTGGACCCGTATTTCATGGGGAGTGCCAATCTGTTGTACAGTCTGGATGCCTCGGGGGAGTCGCACGTGGAATTGGAGGAGGCGTGGATGGAGACGTTGCAATTGCCGGCGGGGTTGCAGGTTCGGGCGGGTCAGTTCTACGCACCGTTCGGTCGGATCAACGGTCGGCATCCGCATCAATGGGGGTTTGTGGATGCGCCGTTGGTGACGGCGCGTTTAATGGGGCCGGACGGTTTGCGGAACCCCGGGGTCCAGGTGTCGTGGCTGTTGCCGATGGCAATTTATTCGCAGTTGTTTGTGGCTGTGCAGGACAGTCAGGGGGACGGGGCGGCTCCGTTTCGGGGCGGGGGTCATGTGCACGGGGAGGCGGGTTCGGGCGAACTGCCGCTGGGATTCCGGCCGTTGGAGAACGATCGCGGGGTTTCGGCCCTGAACGATCTGCTCTGGACGCTGCGTTACGCGGTATCGTGGGATCTGACGCCGCAGCAGACGATGCTGATGGGGGTGAGCGCGGCGTTGGGTCCGAATGCAAGCGGTGCGGCGGGGCAACCGGCCACGCAGATCTACGGGCTGGACCTGTATTGGAAATGGAAATCGCCGCGTGCGCATGCGGGGTTTCCATTCGTATCGCTTCAAGCCGAGGCCCTGATGCGGCGGTATGAGCTGGGTGCATTCGACTGGGCGGAGCACGCCGAACACGGTGAACCCTTCCTGGCGGAGGCGGGTTCTGGAGCACCGGCGTTTTTGCCCGCGGAAACGGTGAACGATTATGGTTTTTACACCGAACTCCTGTACGGTTTCCGGCGCGGCTGGGTGGTCGGGTTGCGGTTCGATTACGTGACCGGCGACCGGGGCGATTACGAGAAAGGCGGTTGGGTTTTTCAGGGTGAAGCGGTGGGCCGGGACCTGTTGCGGCGGGAACGCTGGCGGGTGAGTCCGAATCTGACCTGGTATCCCACTGAATATTCGAAGTTGCGTCTGCAGTACAACTACGACCGACGCAGGGACGTGGGTGAGGACCATTCACTCTGGTTGCAGGTGGAGATGTCGCTGGGGGCGCATGCGGCGCATCAGTTTTGAGGAAGGAGGTGGAGAGGGATGATACGACGGTGGGTCGGGATCGGTCTGGCGGTCTGGATGTGTCTGACGGCCGGGGTGGCGATCGCGCGGCTACAGGTGGTGGCGACGACGGCGGACCTGGCTGCGCTGGTGCGGAGTGTTGGCGGCGACCGTGTGGAGGTGTTGACGTTGGCGCGGCCGACGGAGGACCCGCATTTTGTGGATCCGCGGCCGAGTTATCTTGTACGGCTGTCGCGGGCGGATGCCCTGGTGTACGGGGGCGCCGGGCTGGAGGCGGCGTGGTTGACGCCGTTGATTCAGCGGGCGGCCAATGCGCGGATTTTGCCGGCGGCACGGGGTCACGTACGCTGTTGCGAGGGGGTGACGTTGTTGGAGGCACCGGCGCAGTTGGATCGCTCCCAGGGCGACGTGCATCCCCTGGGGAATCCGCATTTTTTGACGGATCCAGAGAACGCGCGGGTTGTGGTGCATCATCTGGCTGACACGTTTGCCGAGCTGGATCCGGAAGGGGCGGAGGAATATCGGAAGAACGAGAAGGCGTTCCTGCTGGATCTGGATCGGAGGCTGCCCGGTTGGTTGGAACAATTACGGCCTCATGCGGGGGCGCGGCTGGCGGCGTACCACAATGCGTGGCCGTATTTTGCGCGACGGTTCGGGTTGCGGATTGACCTGTTTTTGGAACCCAAGCCGGGGATTCCGCCCTCGGCGGCGCATCTGGCGCGAGTGATCGCGGAGATGAAGGCTGACGGGGTACGGGCGATTCTGGTGGAGCCGTACCAGGATCGGCGTGTGGCGGAGCGGGTGGCGGCCGAGACCGGGGCACGGATTGTGCCGGTGACCCAGTATCCGGGTGGATTGAAAGGGACCGAGGGTGGGTACCTCGAATTGATGGACTATCTGGTGCGGGCGATGGCCGGGGCGCTGAGTACCGGTTCCGGACCGGAGGTCCGGCGGTGAGGGTTTGGTGGGCCCGAGGATTTATGGATTCCTCCGGAGTTCACTGGCTGGATGTGATGCGGCTTTTGGGGCCGCCCCTGGCCGCTGCGGTGGTGTTGCCGGGGCTTTTGGTGTATTACGGGCTGCACATCCTGCAGAGGGGAATTATCTTCATTGATCTGGCGTTGGCGCAGGTGGCCACGGTGGGGACGTGCGTGTGCATTTTGTTGGGGCACGAAGCCACCGACATGCATGCGTATGGATGGTCCCTGGGTTTTACCGTGGCGGGTGCGTTGTTGTTTACGTGGTTGCGGGAGCCCCGTCACGGTCGGGTGCCGCTGGAAGCGTTGATCGGGATCGTCTATGTGGTGGCGGCGGCGACGAGCGTGCTGCTTTTGAGCCGTGCGCCGCATGGTCGTGAGGAGCTGCAGAAGACGCTGGTGGGCGACCTGTTGACCGTGTCCTGGCCGATGGTGTTGCGGACGGGTGCGTTGTATGCGGTGATGGCCGGGGCGCACTTGATCTGGCGACGGCAATTTTTGCAATTAACTTTTGACCGTGCGGGTGCGTTGGCGGCGGGTGTTCCGGTGCGGCTGTGGGATTTTTGGTTTTACCTGTTGTTCGGTCTGTTGGTGACCACGTTTGTGCATGTGGGCGGGGTGTTGCTGGTGTTTTCGTATCTGATCATACCCGCGGTGTGCGGGCGGCTCCTGAGCGGTTCACTGGGTGTGG
The window above is part of the Limisphaera ngatamarikiensis genome. Proteins encoded here:
- a CDS encoding bifunctional fucokinase/fucose-1-phosphate guanylyltransferase — translated: MTSQYLISLPPAMAPVFAKLENRPAPTWFVGTDPSGPPAGSGGATAHLLVEAWKHEGADVPFESWLDAARRVVVHAGGQSRRLPAYAPVGKALLPIPVFRWSRGQRLDQTLLDLQQPLWDRILRAAPDSTRILLCSGDVWIRPGPEPPRLPEADVLVLGVRVPPETAQHFGVLFCHRREPGRLAFTCQKPSASRIRELGLSYRFLVDTGLWLLSSRALRVLMDRCGWNPARASFHEGRPRPYEFYATFTAALGTEPRFPDPELQALRCAVVEWPGAEFYHFGTSAQMLASVVALQNCIPGDWEDRRHPDQVLQNARVVPLLDRETRHTLWIENSVISSRWELEHQHVLTGIPDNYWSISLPPGICLDLVPVGEDRWCARPYGFTDTFRGAWDDPDTRWLGQPVAQWLAQRNLQPRDLGWTPGLDLYDCPLFPVLSSAELDPNFIQWLWQPETRGANTWARLWARSPRLSAADLLRQCNPRRLYEQRAGLRLEALATLRKHAQWSIFYRLDLEATARLVVNAASAPAPVEPGPDEPPLNHAREAMFQAALARLRGDSGWRRLERDAFDSLRDMLVREARVTPARPVRSVLEDQIVWARSPVRVDLAGGWTDTPPYCLEHGGRVLNLAVDLNGQPPLQVFAKCIPEPVLVIRSIDLSAEQHVRTYAELEEFGDPGNPFGLARAALALAGFSPRFHADGGFDSLEEQLRDFGGGIELSLVAAVPKGSGLGTSSILATTLLAALSDLCGLGWDRETLSHRTLVLEQLLGTGGGWQDQLGALERGIKLIETRPGLRQTPQIHWLPQHLFESPLTADCCLLYYTGITRLAWNILGEIVRAVFLNSPRHLALLEEIGRNAQRGALAIQRCDLEGLCETVRESWRLNQALDPATNPPQIQAILDAVAPWLAAAKLTGAGGGGYLFMIAHDPAAAARIREILTRHPPNPRARFVRFSVSTTGLQVTRS
- a CDS encoding glycosyltransferase family 2 protein; this translates as MYRGRKIVVVMPAYNAARTLRQTWAEVRAQEIVDEIILVDDDSRDDTVAIARTLEGVRVHVHPRNRGYGGNQKTCYRLALEAGADIVIMIHPDYQYTPALIPAMASMIANGVYDCVLGSRILGGQALRGGMPLWKYIANRALTLVENWLLGAKLSEYHTGYRAFAADVLRRIDHSVNSDDFVFDNQMLAQILWHGFRIGEVSCPARYFPEASSINFRRSVRYGWGCLRTAFTYRLARWGWIRSPLFPPPVQAGASSSPGTPAHEQST
- a CDS encoding metal ABC transporter substrate-binding protein translates to MIRRWVGIGLAVWMCLTAGVAIARLQVVATTADLAALVRSVGGDRVEVLTLARPTEDPHFVDPRPSYLVRLSRADALVYGGAGLEAAWLTPLIQRAANARILPAARGHVRCCEGVTLLEAPAQLDRSQGDVHPLGNPHFLTDPENARVVVHHLADTFAELDPEGAEEYRKNEKAFLLDLDRRLPGWLEQLRPHAGARLAAYHNAWPYFARRFGLRIDLFLEPKPGIPPSAAHLARVIAEMKADGVRAILVEPYQDRRVAERVAAETGARIVPVTQYPGGLKGTEGGYLELMDYLVRAMAGALSTGSGPEVRR
- a CDS encoding metal ABC transporter permease; the encoded protein is MDSSGVHWLDVMRLLGPPLAAAVVLPGLLVYYGLHILQRGIIFIDLALAQVATVGTCVCILLGHEATDMHAYGWSLGFTVAGALLFTWLREPRHGRVPLEALIGIVYVVAAATSVLLLSRAPHGREELQKTLVGDLLTVSWPMVLRTGALYAVMAGAHLIWRRQFLQLTFDRAGALAAGVPVRLWDFWFYLLFGLLVTTFVHVGGVLLVFSYLIIPAVCGRLLSGSLGVALVWGWLVAVAGGAGGLVVSYQLDVPGGAAVVCALGVLLGVCAVGVALRQAVARRPDSGMARVRD